The Rhineura floridana isolate rRhiFlo1 chromosome 8, rRhiFlo1.hap2, whole genome shotgun sequence genome includes a region encoding these proteins:
- the MANSC1 gene encoding MANSC domain-containing protein 1 yields MSIQIAWCSPCTFVVVFCVMLKPSQSQVCSTEKMENITIDIKAAFSKGIRGTDPIHAASWEACVNVCCLDIDKKCNYVVFDTRRKGNNPNCYLFYYPTNETCPVKQVLGLVTYRMIEDAEVPMSAPSSVKLSHPIVNGKFLSPLTAMFDPHSTTSHPHGSGLLQKPTASKRMEIVSHLDKINGHSQLPKGERANGSENLNYSSMHELNSLLSPRIANSIPPVIPIVQPTAKLPTVTTGTQASTIAAVIPDVSSRNATTTMSTTAYHRNTHVATINPERSTTVPNPSTTSGSNASGFSPLLSIKISSASLHNVHLSNGQLGLEGYVLNGAPSKKRASHFGDKSILTAALLFGVIFLLLVTVMVGRKMLESFWQRRYTRLDYLINGMYANL; encoded by the exons ATGTCCATCCAGATTGCATGGTGCTCTCCTTGCACATTCGTTGTGGTGTTTTGTGTCATGCTAAAGCCATCGCAAAGTCAAGTTTGTTCCACAGAGAAGATGGAGAACATCACTATTGACATCAAAGCAGCCTTTTCCAAAGGTATCCGGGGGACAGATCCAATCCACGCTGCATCTTGGGAAGCCTGTGTTAATGTTTGCTGTCTGGATATAG aCAAGAAGTGCAACTATGTAGTTTTTGATACCAGAAGGAAAGGCAATAACCCAAATTGCTACCTGTTTTATTACCCCACTAATGAAACGTGCCCGGTGAAACAAGTATTAGGACTGGTGACTTACAGAATGATAGAAG aTGCAGAGGTTCCCATGTCAGCTCCTTCCTCAGTCAAGCTCTCCCACCCGATTGTGAATGGGAAGTTTCTATCTCCACTAACTGCTATGTTTGATCCTCACAGTACAACAAGCCATCCACATGGGTCAGGTCTGTTGCAAAAGCCCACTGCCTCAAAAAGGATGGAAATAGTGAGCCACTTAGATAAGATTAATGGACACTCGCAGCTTCCAAAAGGTGAAAGGGCAAATGGCTCAGAGAACTTAAATTATTCATCAATGCATGAACTCAACAGTTTGTTGTCACCAAGAATTGCTAATAGTATTCCTCCTGTTATTCCCATTGTGCAGCCTACAGCTAAGTTGCCTACTGTTACCACTGGCACTCAGGCTAGTACTATTGCTGCTGTAATTCCTGATGTGTCTTCTAGAAATGCAACAACTACCATGTCTACAACGGCTTATCACAGGAATACACATGTGGCAACTATAAATCCAGAAAGAAGTACCACTGTTCCTAACCCATCAACCACTTCTGGATCTAATGCCAGCGGCTTCAGCCCATTACTTTCCATAAAGATTTCTTCTGCTTCTTTACACAATGTCCATCTTAGTAATGGGCAACTAGGTTTGGAAGGCTATGTCCTTAATGGAGCGCCAAGCAAGAAACGCGCCTCTCACTTTGGTGACAAAAGCATACTTACAGCTGCATTGCTTTTTGGGGTAATATTCTTGCTCTTGGTTACAGTAATGGTCGGTAGAAAGATGCTTGAATCTTTTTGGCAAAGGCGTTACACTAGGCTAGACTACTTGATCAATGGTATGTATGCGAACTTATGa